A region of Ferruginibacter albus DNA encodes the following proteins:
- a CDS encoding TolC family protein has translation MRIKKGLTAALLLIVSNSAISLAQTATEGKIVMNKQSSNVVSAQNKQTLGVIDEPNDSVIKEKLVQLALNNPSLKAADGSIRIEEINYDKAKNSWLSSLSVSGNVNEFVVNNSANALYYPKYNASVVVPLDIFSRTKNDKKIATERIDIAKAEKEDKIRTIRKQVLALYENYKEKKELLRLQKIIVEETNESYITAQKNYTDGSIKLNELNSQYEESIAAQLKLVSAKKDYNVSVVELEEQIGVPLSDVVKNQ, from the coding sequence ATGAGAATAAAAAAGGGTTTAACAGCGGCATTATTATTAATAGTCAGTAATAGTGCAATTAGTTTAGCGCAAACAGCTACTGAAGGAAAAATAGTAATGAATAAGCAATCCTCTAATGTAGTGTCTGCACAAAATAAACAAACCTTAGGCGTAATAGATGAACCAAATGATTCTGTAATAAAAGAGAAATTGGTACAGTTGGCATTAAATAATCCTTCATTAAAAGCAGCAGATGGAAGTATAAGGATAGAAGAAATTAATTACGACAAAGCAAAAAATTCCTGGCTGAGCTCATTAAGTGTTTCTGGTAACGTAAATGAGTTTGTTGTAAATAATAGTGCCAATGCATTATACTATCCAAAATACAATGCATCTGTGGTGGTGCCTTTGGATATTTTTTCAAGAACTAAGAACGACAAAAAAATTGCTACGGAAAGAATAGACATTGCCAAAGCTGAAAAAGAAGATAAGATACGTACTATCCGTAAGCAGGTACTGGCATTATATGAAAACTATAAAGAAAAAAAAGAATTACTGCGTCTGCAAAAAATTATAGTGGAAGAAACAAATGAATCCTACATAACTGCGCAAAAAAATTATACAGATGGTTCTATTAAGCTGAATGAGTTGAACAGCCAATATGAAGAATCAATCGCTGCTCAATTAAAATTAGTTTCAGCCAAAAAAGACTACAATGTTTCTGTGGTTGAATTAGAAGAGCAAATAGGTGTTCCCCTAAGTGATGTTGTAAAAAATCAATAA
- a CDS encoding PKD domain-containing protein yields the protein MRKLLVVFVTFVTLCVHAQTANDFGAVVPYTGAFTYGSNMGWFGNQFTDQDIATLAYNSGARSIRPSLSDQLITGYGINSRLDAFKYYQQLGMKDIAVFVGAPNDIGWGTPDDRDTIVFPGCAERAKTFKGMYLPIWLDAGKTQINPANTLAAYIYKTVNTYGPYVKFYEVVNEADFTYGNNGWDASSAGYWGKTNPAPAELTNVLAPIQYYIRMMHVCYDVIKRLNPNSYVCTGGLGYPPFLDALLRNTDNPVDGSVTTDYPLKGGAYFDVISYHYYPTYNTCYWDNSKGAMVCRRHSDGMASVANEYLQQFKAVLTKYKYDDVTYPTKKFIITEFDLGQATVSGQWGAPDAANNFIIKANILHQQLGILQSYKYGLGNGADASGVFNVMGVYGNLTPATTTIANAPITQQIYATRTESKLLYGKTYDAAQTTLLNLPSTIGGGAFKASDGTYTYVLWAKTTIDQSEAASASYTFPFAFSGNRMEWDYANTNATTVAGKTVALTGAPSFFVPAIVTNAAPTANAGTNQTIQLPTNNISLSGSGTDADGTIASYAWTKLSGGAATITSASSTSTTVTGLVQGTYQFVLTVTDNQSAAAKDTVTVTVKAANAAPTANAGLAQTIQLPTTSVSLSGSGTDADGSIASYAWTKLSGGAATITSASSASTTVTGLAQGTYQFVLTVTDNQSATAKDTVTVTVKAANAAPTANAGTDQTIQLPTNNISLSGSGTDADGTIASYAWTKLSGGTATITSASSASTTVAGLAQGTYQFVLTVTDNQSATAKDTVTVTVKAANAAPTANAGLAQTIQLPTNNISLSGSGTDADGSIAFYAWTKLSGGAATITSASSASTTVTGLVQGTYQFVLTVIDNQSAAAKDTVTVTVKAANAAPTANAGLAQTIQLPTTSVSLSGNGTDADGSIASYAWTKLSGGTATITSASSAATTVTGLVQGTYQFVLTVTDNQSAAAKDTVTVTVKAANAAPTANAGTDQTIQLPTNNISLSGSGTDADGTIASYTWATLSGGSATITDASSATTTVSNLSQGVYQFVLTVADNQGATTNDTVLINVLAANGDPIANAGNDQVIQLPMSSVLLNGNGIDADGSIASYNWSVINGTATIANASSASTTVNGLNQGVYQFVLTVKDNQGATASDTVQITVKAVNVAPTANAGINQSIQLPTNNISLSGSGTDIDGTIASYVWTKLSGGTATITSTSSASTTVTDLAQGTYQFVLTVTDNQSATGKDTVTITVKAANAAPTANAGTDQTIQLPTNSVSLSGSGVDADGTIASYSWSVIGGSATITDASSAVTTVNNLSQGVYQFVLTVTDNQGATATDTIKVTVRSANAAPTANAGVDQSIQLPTNSVSLSGSGVDADGTIASYSWSVIGGSATIADASSAATTVNNLSQGVYQFVLTVTDNQGATATDTVQVTVRSANAAPTANAGVDQSIQLPTNSVSLSGSGVDADGTIASYSWSVIGGSATITDASSAVTTVNNLSQGVYQFVLTVTDNQGATATDTVQVTVRSANAAPTANAGNDQTIQLPTNSVSLSGRGIDADGTIASYSWSVIGGSATITDASSAATTVNNLSQGVYQFVLTVTDNQGATATDTVQVTVRSTNAVPTANAGNDQTIQLPINSVSLSGSGVDADGTIASYSWSVIGGSATIADASSAATTVNNLSQGVYQFVLTVTDNQGATATDTVQVTVRSTNAAPTANAGTDQTIQLPTNSVSLSGSGVDADGTIASYSWSVIGGSATITDASSAVTTVNNLSQGVYQFVLTVTDNQGATATDTIKVTVRSANAAPTANAGVDQSIQLPTNSVSLSGSGVDADGTIASYSWSVIGGSATIADASSAATTVNNLSQGVYQFVLTVTDNQGATATDTVQVTVRSTNAAPTANAGTDQTIQLPTNSVTLSGSGVDADGTIASYSWSVIGGSATIADASSVATTVNNLSQGVYQFVLTVTDNQGATATDTVQVTVRSANAAPTANAGTDQTIQLPTNSVSLSGSGVDADGTIASYSWSVIGGSATITDASSAVTTVNNLSQGVYQFVLTVTDNQGATATDTLSVTVKATNVAPVSNAGTDLTIQLRTNTIILSGSGTDADGSIASYSWTKLSGGAATIANASSATTTVKGLVQGTYRFVLTVTDDQGATASDTIQVTVKPVNIPPTANAGANEIIIILPVNKVTLNGSGTDADGNIVSYQWSQVTGPSLSTITNAASASCIATELIKGAYKFALTVTDNNGTAAIDTVLVTVKENMSPTANAGSDQKLILPVTTTTLNGIGLDADGTIASYNWLQIAGPSLATISDSTSANTAIADLEKGFYQFVFTVTDNRGATGSDTVQITVKAPNVLPIANAGSDQTIQLPIDSIITTGTASDTDGDIVSYNWLQITGPSSATISNAATANAIINSLKEGVYQFAMTATDNDGGTATDTLQVVVQAANLAPMVNAGADQVIQLPTNTVSVKASGLDVDGNIVSYKWRQIDGPVAVIINNADASATSITSFAQGTYLFVVTATDNQGATASDTMQVIANIAPFANAGPDKTIQLPLNSVSITGSGVDVDGTVASYQWSQVDGPSTAIVNNATTKTAGVVLDQKGIYRFVLTVTDNYGGTDVDIMQVTVLAANIAPTANAGADQVVTLPINNATLTGSGNDGDGNIVAYQWTKISGGAATITNSTFAVTTITGLVQGTYQFALAVTDNSGATATDTMQVFVDQGRLAPVTALTANAGTDQSIALPTSTATLNGSGTAVNTTIVSYSWTKISGPSTGSISNAGSARANFANLVQGIYKCMLTVKDNKGNVARDTVSVVVNPSAQAQVTMGPNPTRSTLNIQLTNLTITNEPILVTVTNVSGITLYTATVAADQQVKTIAVDMSRYRTGIYFVNVRSKGTNKLSTVKTIMKN from the coding sequence ATGAGAAAATTATTAGTCGTTTTCGTAACCTTTGTGACCTTGTGCGTACACGCACAAACTGCCAATGATTTTGGCGCTGTGGTTCCTTACACAGGCGCATTTACTTATGGAAGTAATATGGGCTGGTTCGGTAATCAATTTACCGATCAGGATATTGCAACACTTGCGTACAACTCTGGCGCAAGATCCATTCGTCCTTCTTTGTCAGATCAATTAATTACCGGCTATGGTATCAACTCACGCTTAGATGCTTTTAAATATTATCAGCAATTAGGAATGAAAGATATCGCTGTATTCGTTGGTGCTCCAAATGATATAGGTTGGGGTACACCGGATGACAGGGATACAATTGTTTTTCCCGGTTGTGCAGAAAGAGCAAAAACGTTTAAAGGAATGTATCTGCCTATCTGGTTAGATGCAGGAAAGACTCAGATCAATCCGGCCAATACATTAGCTGCTTATATATATAAAACAGTAAACACTTACGGACCTTATGTGAAATTTTATGAAGTAGTGAACGAAGCAGATTTTACTTACGGAAATAACGGGTGGGACGCAAGCTCAGCCGGTTATTGGGGAAAAACAAATCCTGCACCTGCAGAATTGACAAACGTTTTAGCGCCTATTCAATATTACATACGCATGATGCATGTGTGTTATGATGTAATAAAAAGACTTAACCCTAACAGCTATGTTTGTACAGGTGGTCTGGGGTATCCTCCATTCTTAGATGCATTATTAAGAAATACAGATAATCCTGTTGACGGAAGTGTTACGACTGATTATCCTTTAAAGGGCGGTGCTTATTTTGATGTGATCAGCTATCACTATTATCCTACATACAATACCTGTTACTGGGATAATAGTAAAGGAGCAATGGTTTGTCGTCGCCACTCGGATGGTATGGCTTCCGTAGCAAACGAATATTTGCAACAGTTTAAAGCAGTATTGACTAAATATAAATATGATGATGTCACTTATCCAACAAAAAAATTCATCATAACAGAATTTGACCTTGGACAGGCAACTGTAAGCGGTCAATGGGGTGCCCCGGACGCAGCAAATAATTTTATTATTAAGGCAAACATATTACATCAGCAATTAGGAATATTGCAATCCTATAAATATGGTTTAGGAAACGGGGCGGATGCAAGCGGTGTATTTAACGTAATGGGTGTATATGGAAATTTAACACCGGCTACTACAACCATTGCTAATGCTCCGATAACACAACAGATCTATGCCACAAGAACCGAATCAAAATTATTATATGGTAAAACATATGATGCAGCGCAAACGACCTTATTAAACTTGCCTTCAACAATAGGCGGTGGAGCGTTTAAAGCAAGTGACGGAACATACACGTATGTACTTTGGGCAAAAACAACCATCGACCAAAGTGAAGCGGCAAGTGCATCTTACACTTTCCCTTTTGCATTTTCAGGAAACAGAATGGAATGGGATTATGCTAATACAAATGCTACAACAGTAGCGGGTAAAACAGTAGCATTAACCGGTGCGCCTTCTTTCTTTGTACCTGCTATAGTAACTAATGCAGCACCAACAGCAAATGCGGGGACGAATCAAACGATACAATTACCAACCAATAATATTTCATTAAGCGGCAGTGGTACCGATGCAGACGGAACAATTGCATCATATGCGTGGACAAAATTAAGCGGTGGTGCAGCAACCATAACGAGTGCATCCTCCACATCAACAACAGTTACGGGTTTGGTACAAGGCACATACCAGTTTGTATTAACTGTAACTGATAACCAAAGTGCAGCAGCAAAAGATACAGTTACTGTAACAGTTAAAGCAGCAAATGCAGCACCAACAGCAAATGCGGGTTTAGCACAAACAATACAATTACCAACTACTAGCGTAAGCTTAAGTGGCAGTGGTACAGATGCTGATGGTTCTATTGCATCTTATGCATGGACAAAATTAAGCGGTGGTGCAGCAACTATAACGAGTGCATCCTCCGCATCAACAACAGTTACGGGTTTGGCACAAGGCACTTACCAGTTTGTATTAACTGTAACTGATAACCAAAGTGCAACAGCAAAAGATACAGTTACTGTAACAGTTAAAGCAGCAAATGCAGCACCAACAGCAAATGCCGGTACTGATCAAACAATACAATTACCAACCAATAATATTTCATTAAGCGGAAGTGGTACCGATGCAGACGGAACAATTGCATCTTATGCATGGACAAAATTGAGTGGCGGTACAGCAACTATAACGAGTGCATCGTCTGCATCAACAACAGTTGCGGGTTTGGCACAAGGCACTTACCAGTTTGTATTAACTGTAACTGATAACCAAAGTGCAACAGCAAAAGATACAGTTACTGTAACAGTTAAAGCAGCAAATGCAGCACCAACAGCAAATGCTGGCTTAGCACAAACAATACAATTACCAACTAATAATATTTCATTAAGTGGCAGTGGTACCGATGCTGATGGTTCTATTGCATTTTATGCATGGACAAAATTAAGCGGTGGAGCAGCAACCATAACGAGTGCATCCTCCGCATCAACAACAGTTACAGGATTAGTACAAGGTACTTACCAGTTTGTATTAACTGTAATTGATAACCAAAGTGCAGCAGCAAAAGATACAGTTACTGTAACAGTTAAAGCAGCAAATGCAGCACCAACAGCAAATGCGGGTTTAGCACAAACAATACAATTACCAACTACTAGCGTAAGCTTAAGTGGTAATGGTACAGATGCTGATGGTTCAATTGCATCATACGCATGGACAAAATTGAGTGGCGGTACAGCAACTATAACGAGTGCATCCTCCGCAGCAACAACAGTTACGGGTTTGGTACAAGGCACTTACCAGTTTGTATTAACTGTAACTGATAACCAAAGTGCAGCAGCAAAAGATACAGTTACTGTAACAGTTAAAGCAGCAAATGCAGCACCAACAGCAAATGCGGGTACTGATCAAACAATACAATTACCAACCAATAATATTTCATTAAGCGGTAGCGGTACGGACGCAGATGGAACGATTGCATCTTATACGTGGGCAACATTAAGTGGCGGTTCTGCAACTATTACAGACGCATCATCAGCAACTACAACTGTAAGCAATTTATCTCAAGGAGTGTATCAATTTGTATTGACTGTAGCCGATAATCAGGGCGCGACTACTAATGATACAGTATTGATTAATGTTCTTGCAGCAAATGGTGATCCAATTGCAAATGCCGGTAATGATCAGGTTATTCAGTTGCCAATGAGCTCTGTCTTATTAAATGGAAATGGTATTGACGCAGATGGCTCCATTGCATCATATAACTGGTCAGTAATTAATGGCACAGCAACAATTGCAAATGCTTCATCTGCATCTACGACAGTGAACGGATTAAATCAAGGCGTTTATCAGTTTGTATTAACTGTGAAAGATAATCAAGGAGCAACGGCAAGTGATACTGTTCAGATAACAGTTAAAGCAGTGAATGTAGCGCCAACGGCAAACGCAGGAATTAATCAATCAATACAATTACCAACAAACAATATTTCATTAAGCGGCAGTGGAACAGATATAGACGGAACAATTGCTTCTTATGTATGGACAAAATTAAGTGGCGGTACAGCAACTATAACGAGTACATCCTCCGCATCAACAACAGTTACGGATTTGGCACAAGGTACTTACCAGTTTGTATTAACTGTAACTGATAACCAAAGTGCAACAGGGAAAGATACAGTTACAATAACAGTTAAAGCAGCAAATGCAGCACCAACAGCAAACGCCGGTACTGATCAAACAATACAATTGCCAACAAATAGTGTAAGCCTAAGCGGCAGCGGTGTTGATGCAGACGGAACGATCGCTTCATATAGCTGGTCAGTAATTGGCGGTTCTGCAACTATAACAGATGCATCATCAGCAGTTACAACAGTAAATAATTTATCTCAAGGAGTATATCAATTTGTATTGACTGTAACCGACAATCAAGGAGCAACAGCGACAGATACTATTAAGGTTACTGTTAGATCAGCGAATGCAGCACCAACAGCAAATGCAGGAGTTGATCAATCAATACAACTGCCAACAAACAGCGTAAGCTTAAGTGGTAGTGGCGTTGATGCAGACGGAACGATCGCTTCATATAGCTGGTCGGTGATTGGCGGTTCTGCAACGATTGCAGATGCATCATCAGCAGCTACAACAGTAAACAATTTATCTCAAGGAGTATATCAATTTGTATTGACTGTAACCGACAATCAAGGAGCAACAGCGACAGATACTGTTCAGGTTACTGTTAGATCAGCGAATGCAGCACCAACAGCAAATGCAGGAGTTGATCAATCAATACAACTGCCAACAAACAGCGTAAGCTTAAGCGGCAGCGGTGTTGATGCAGATGGAACGATCGCTTCATATAGCTGGTCAGTAATTGGCGGTTCTGCAACTATAACAGATGCATCATCAGCAGTTACAACAGTAAACAATTTATCTCAAGGAGTATATCAATTTGTATTGACTGTAACCGACAATCAAGGAGCAACAGCGACAGATACTGTTCAGGTTACTGTTAGATCAGCGAATGCAGCACCGACAGCAAACGCCGGTAATGATCAAACAATACAATTGCCAACTAATAGTGTAAGCCTAAGCGGCAGAGGTATTGATGCAGATGGAACGATCGCTTCATATAGCTGGTCAGTAATTGGTGGTTCTGCAACTATAACAGATGCATCATCCGCAGCTACAACAGTAAACAATTTATCTCAAGGAGTATACCAATTTGTATTGACTGTAACCGACAATCAAGGAGCAACAGCGACAGACACTGTTCAGGTTACTGTTAGATCAACGAATGCAGTACCAACAGCCAACGCCGGTAATGATCAAACAATACAATTGCCAATAAATAGTGTAAGCTTAAGTGGCAGCGGTGTTGATGCAGACGGAACGATCGCTTCATATAGCTGGTCGGTGATTGGCGGTTCCGCAACGATTGCAGATGCATCATCAGCAGCTACAACAGTAAATAATTTATCTCAAGGAGTATATCAATTTGTATTGACTGTAACCGACAATCAAGGAGCAACAGCAACAGACACTGTTCAGGTTACTGTTAGATCAACGAATGCAGCACCAACAGCAAACGCCGGTACTGATCAAACAATACAATTGCCAACAAATAGTGTAAGCCTAAGCGGCAGCGGTGTTGATGCAGATGGAACGATCGCTTCATATAGCTGGTCAGTAATTGGCGGTTCTGCAACTATAACAGATGCATCATCAGCAGTTACAACAGTAAATAATTTATCTCAAGGAGTATATCAATTTGTATTGACTGTAACCGACAATCAAGGAGCAACAGCGACAGATACTATTAAGGTTACTGTTAGATCAGCGAATGCAGCACCAACAGCAAATGCAGGAGTTGATCAATCAATACAACTGCCAACAAACAGCGTAAGCCTAAGCGGCAGCGGTGTTGATGCAGACGGAACGATCGCTTCATATAGCTGGTCGGTGATTGGCGGTTCTGCAACGATTGCAGATGCATCATCAGCAGCTACAACAGTAAACAATTTATCTCAAGGAGTATATCAATTTGTATTGACTGTAACCGACAATCAAGGAGCAACAGCAACAGACACTGTTCAGGTTACTGTTAGATCAACGAATGCAGCACCAACAGCAAACGCCGGTACTGATCAAACAATACAATTGCCAACAAATAGTGTAACCTTAAGCGGCAGCGGTGTTGATGCAGATGGAACGATCGCTTCATATAGCTGGTCGGTGATTGGCGGTTCTGCAACGATTGCAGATGCTTCATCAGTAGCTACAACAGTAAACAATTTATCTCAAGGAGTATATCAATTTGTATTGACTGTAACCGACAATCAAGGAGCAACAGCGACAGATACTGTTCAGGTTACTGTTAGATCAGCGAATGCAGCACCAACAGCCAACGCCGGTACTGATCAAACAATACAATTGCCAACAAATAGTGTAAGCCTAAGCGGCAGCGGTGTTGATGCAGATGGAACGATCGCTTCATATAGCTGGTCAGTAATTGGTGGTTCTGCAACTATAACAGATGCATCATCAGCAGTTACAACAGTAAATAATTTATCTCAAGGAGTATATCAATTTGTATTGACTGTAACCGATAATCAAGGAGCAACAGCGACAGATACTTTGAGCGTAACTGTTAAAGCAACGAATGTAGCGCCGGTTTCAAATGCGGGTACTGATCTAACGATACAATTACGAACAAATACAATTATATTAAGTGGAAGTGGAACTGATGCAGATGGAAGTATTGCATCTTATTCGTGGACAAAACTGAGTGGTGGAGCAGCAACTATTGCAAATGCTTCATCTGCAACTACAACAGTTAAAGGTTTAGTACAAGGAACTTATCGGTTTGTATTAACAGTAACAGATGACCAGGGTGCAACAGCATCGGATACCATCCAGGTTACTGTAAAACCGGTAAATATTCCTCCAACTGCAAATGCAGGAGCCAATGAAATTATCATAATCCTTCCTGTTAATAAAGTTACTTTAAACGGTAGTGGAACAGATGCTGATGGTAATATCGTTTCTTATCAGTGGTCGCAGGTAACAGGTCCTTCTCTGTCAACTATTACCAATGCAGCTTCTGCCAGTTGTATAGCTACTGAATTAATAAAAGGCGCTTATAAATTTGCACTTACGGTAACAGATAATAATGGAACCGCGGCAATAGATACTGTATTGGTTACAGTGAAAGAGAATATGTCACCAACTGCAAATGCAGGTAGCGACCAGAAATTAATTCTTCCTGTTACAACCACTACATTAAATGGTATTGGTCTTGATGCAGACGGAACCATCGCTTCATACAATTGGTTACAAATTGCAGGACCCTCATTGGCAACTATCAGTGATTCAACATCAGCAAATACAGCAATTGCTGATCTGGAAAAAGGGTTCTATCAATTTGTTTTCACTGTAACAGATAACAGAGGTGCAACCGGTTCTGATACTGTGCAAATAACTGTGAAAGCGCCAAACGTATTGCCAATAGCTAATGCCGGCAGCGATCAAACTATTCAATTACCAATTGACAGTATTATAACAACAGGTACTGCTTCTGATACAGATGGCGACATCGTTTCATACAATTGGTTGCAGATCACAGGACCTTCATCGGCAACTATTAGTAACGCAGCCACCGCCAATGCAATAATAAACAGCTTAAAAGAAGGTGTATATCAGTTTGCAATGACTGCAACGGATAATGACGGGGGAACAGCAACAGATACATTGCAGGTTGTTGTTCAAGCAGCAAATCTTGCACCAATGGTAAATGCAGGTGCTGATCAGGTTATACAACTTCCAACCAATACGGTTTCTGTAAAAGCAAGTGGTTTGGATGTTGATGGAAATATTGTTTCTTACAAATGGAGACAAATAGATGGCCCGGTAGCTGTTATCATTAATAATGCAGATGCTTCTGCTACTTCGATCACTTCTTTTGCTCAAGGCACTTACCTGTTTGTAGTAACAGCAACTGACAACCAGGGTGCTACTGCTTCGGATACAATGCAGGTAATTGCTAACATTGCTCCATTTGCTAATGCAGGACCTGATAAAACGATACAGTTGCCATTAAATAGTGTAAGCATTACCGGTAGTGGTGTGGATGTTGATGGTACAGTAGCATCCTACCAATGGTCGCAGGTGGATGGACCTTCAACAGCAATTGTCAATAATGCTACTACAAAAACAGCTGGAGTTGTATTAGATCAAAAAGGCATATACCGGTTTGTATTAACTGTTACTGATAATTATGGTGGCACTGATGTTGATATAATGCAGGTAACTGTACTTGCAGCAAACATTGCACCAACAGCCAATGCCGGGGCAGACCAGGTAGTTACATTACCTATTAACAATGCAACTTTAACCGGAAGTGGTAATGATGGTGATGGAAATATTGTTGCGTATCAATGGACGAAAATTTCCGGAGGTGCTGCAACTATTACTAACAGCACGTTTGCTGTAACAACAATAACCGGTTTGGTACAAGGAACTTATCAGTTTGCACTAGCAGTTACGGATAATAGCGGTGCTACAGCAACGGATACTATGCAGGTGTTTGTTGACCAGGGTAGGTTAGCGCCGGTAACAGCATTAACAGCCAATGCAGGGACTGACCAGTCAATAGCATTGCCAACAAGTACTGCAACATTGAACGGAAGCGGAACCGCAGTTAATACGACCATTGTTTCTTATAGCTGGACAAAAATTTCCGGACCTTCAACAGGAAGTATTTCAAATGCAGGTAGTGCAAGAGCAAACTTTGCCAACCTGGTTCAAGGAATTTACAAATGCATGCTTACTGTGAAAGATAATAAAGGTAATGTTGCGAGAGATACTGTTTCGGTAGTGGTAAATCCATCGGCGCAGGCACAAGTAACAATGGGACCAAATCCTACTCGCTCTACACTAAATATACAATTGACAAACCTTACGATAACAAACGAACCAATTCTGGTTACCGTAACCAATGTAAGCGGCATTACTTTGTATACTGCTACTGTTGCTGCAGATCAGCAAGTAAAAACGATTGCAGTGGATATGAGCAGATATAGAACAGGAATATATTTTGTAAACGTTCGTTCAAAAGGAACTAATAAATTGAGTACTGTTAAAACAATTATGAAAAATTAA
- a CDS encoding acyltransferase family protein → MTETSQQKVFFPNLDGLRFVCFFAVFAYHCNGTILLKLPDSRIKHFLNFLFQNGDVGVNIFFVLSGFLITYLLIKEKSFKQTISLKNFYIRRILRIWPLFYLVVLLGFVVFPYVKFRTFPSPAEVADLKSYLIFACNFDFIRLRSLASNALPDAAFLAALWSVAVEEQFYLVWPIVLKFSSPKKYAWLFIGIAFFTLIFRSFFTGATSHDVAVLNFHTFSVIGDMATGGLMAYFCSKDSKVLKYITNMQRWKIVVVYILAISILLFKNEIFSTAILLVFERLILAAFFAFIIAEQNFANNSFYKFSKFKIVSKLGVYTYGLYCLHFIAVQIAVQVIERKNIAVNSVFFALLICTIVLVVSIIISLLSYHLYEKHFLKLKDKFAFIVKK, encoded by the coding sequence ATGACGGAAACATCCCAACAAAAAGTTTTTTTTCCTAACCTTGATGGACTTAGGTTTGTTTGCTTTTTTGCTGTTTTCGCATACCATTGCAATGGCACTATTTTGTTGAAGTTGCCAGATAGCCGTATAAAACACTTTCTTAATTTCTTATTTCAAAACGGAGATGTTGGTGTAAATATATTTTTTGTACTGAGTGGTTTTTTGATCACTTATTTATTGATAAAGGAAAAATCTTTTAAGCAAACGATCAGCCTTAAGAATTTTTATATACGCCGTATATTGCGGATATGGCCGCTGTTTTATTTAGTGGTATTGTTGGGGTTTGTAGTGTTTCCTTATGTAAAATTCAGAACCTTCCCAAGCCCTGCAGAAGTAGCCGATCTTAAAAGCTATCTCATCTTTGCCTGTAATTTTGATTTTATACGCCTGCGTTCTTTAGCTTCTAATGCATTGCCTGATGCAGCTTTTTTAGCTGCGCTATGGTCGGTTGCTGTGGAAGAACAATTTTATTTGGTTTGGCCGATCGTACTTAAATTTTCTTCGCCGAAGAAATATGCGTGGCTGTTTATCGGTATTGCCTTTTTTACATTGATCTTTCGTTCATTTTTTACAGGAGCAACTTCTCATGATGTTGCAGTATTGAATTTTCATACGTTCTCTGTGATAGGAGATATGGCAACAGGTGGTTTAATGGCATACTTCTGTTCTAAGGATAGTAAAGTATTAAAATATATTACCAATATGCAACGTTGGAAAATTGTTGTAGTATATATTCTTGCCATCAGCATTTTATTGTTTAAAAATGAAATATTTTCTACTGCCATTTTATTGGTGTTCGAAAGGTTGATATTAGCTGCTTTTTTTGCATTCATTATAGCAGAGCAAAACTTCGCCAACAACTCCTTCTACAAATTTTCTAAGTTTAAAATAGTCAGTAAACTGGGCGTTTATACATATGGTTTGTATTGCCTTCACTTTATTGCTGTTCAAATTGCCGTACAGGTTATCGAACGAAAAAATATTGCAGTAAATTCAGTTTTTTTTGCGTTGCTTATCTGTACTATAGTATTGGTGGTTAGTATCATCATCAGTTTACTCTCTTATCATTTATATGAAAAACATTTTCTTAAATTGAAAGATAAGTTTGCATTTATTGTAAAAAAATAA